In the Purpureocillium takamizusanense chromosome 5, complete sequence genome, one interval contains:
- a CDS encoding uncharacterized protein (TransMembrane:12 (i44-61o87-110i117-136o142-165i177-197o217-238i324-346o358-382i389-410o422-449i461-480o486-510i)~EggNog:ENOG503Q33R~COG:P), whose protein sequence is MTRFIHNFPSVVQSSSATGWLTSILQLGGIVGSLSAGVLSEIISRKYTMFIACCWVILGSYLYVGAREGMPALLYAGRFFTGLGVGLFSGVGPLYNAELSSPEMRGLLVSFYQFATILGIMLSFWVGYGSNYIGGTGDTQSDLAWRLPSIIQGIPAVALAVGIWFMPFSPRWLVKVGRDDEARRTLAWMRKLPQDDDRIQVEYLEIKAEAEFEKKAFAREFPRMAEEGSKSALREQMAQFVNCFRTRDNVKRIAVAWLVMFWQQWSGIDAIIYYATNIFQSLGLTGGTIALLATGVTGVVFLFSTIPAMLIIDRVGRKPMLLVGSVVMGISMVIVGIIVAKFRHDWPSHVGAGWVAVALIWVYIAGFGATWGPVSWTLISEIFPLSIRAKGAAIGASSNWLNNFAIAFFVPPMLEAWAWGTYIFFAVFLTAGIFWVWFFLPETKNATLEEMDRVFGSHMGERDAQLLYESQQEVGLIALLERREAGGSEKAGVEKHIEGI, encoded by the exons ATGACGCGCTTCATCCACAACTTCCCCTCGGTCGTGcagtcctcgtcggcgacgggctggctCACGTCCATCctgcagctgggcggcatcgtcgggtCCCTGTCGGCCGGCGTGCTCAGCGAGATCATCTCCCGCAAGTACACCATGTTCatcgcctgctgctgggtcATCCTGGGCAGCTACCTGTacgtgggcgcgcgcgagggcatgccggcgctgctctACGCGGGCCGTTTCTTCacgggcctcggcgtcgggctcttcagcggcgtcggcccgcTGTACAACGCGGagctgtcgtcgcccgagatgCGCGGCCTGCTCGTGTCCTTTTACCAGTTCGCCACCATCCTGGGCATCATGCTGTCGTTCTGGGTCGGCTACGGCAGCAACTACAttggcggcacgggcgacaCGCAGTCGGACCTGGCGTGGCGGCTGCCGTCCATCATCCAGGGGATccccgccgtggcgctggccgtgggcATCTGGTTCATGCCCTTttcgccgcgctggctcgtcaaggtcgggcgcgacgacgaggcccgccgcACCCTGGCCTGGATGCGCAAGCTgccgcaggacgacgaccgcaTCCAGGTCGAGTACCTCGagatcaaggccgaggccgagttcGAGAAGAAGGCCTTTGCGCGCGAGTTCCCGcgcatggccgaggagggcagcaagagcgcgctgcgcgagcagaTGGCGCAGTTTGTCAACTGCTTCCGCACCAGGGACAATGTGaagcgcatcgccgtcgcgtGGTTGGTCATGTTTTGGCAGCAG TGGAGCGGCATCGATGCCATCATCTACTACGCCACCAACATTTTCCAGAGCCTGGGCCTGACGGGAGGCACGAttgcgctgctggcgacgggggTGACCGGTGTCGTCTTTCTCTTCAGCACGATTCCTGCCATG TTGATTATTgaccgcgtcggccgcaagcccatgctgctcgtcggctcCGTCGTCATGGGCATCAGCATGGTCATTGtgggcatcatcgtcgccaagtTTCGTCACGACTGGCCGTCGCAcgtgggcgcgggctgggTAGCCGTCG CTCTCATCTGGGTGTACATTGCCGGCTTCGGCGCGACATGGGGCCCCGTCTCGTGGACGCTCATCTCGGAAATCTTCCCGCTGTCGATCCGGGCCAAGGGGGCGGCCATCGGGGCGTCGAGCAACTGGCTCAACAACTTTGCCATTGCCTTCTTCGTGCCGCCGATGCTCGAGGCATGGGCGTGGGGCACCTACATCTTCTTCGCCGTGTTCCTGACGGCGGGCATCTTCTGGGTGTGGTTCTTCCTGCCCGAGACCAAGAACgcgacgctcgaggagatggacCGCGTCTTTGGCAGCCACATGGGCGAGCGGGATGCGCAGCTGCTGTACGAGTCGCAGCAGGAGGTGGGCCTCATTGCGCTGCTGGAACGGCGCGAGGCGGGGGGGAGCGAAAAGGCGGGCGTGGAGAAGCACATTGAGGGTATTtag